One genomic segment of Amycolatopsis sp. WQ 127309 includes these proteins:
- the pssA gene encoding CDP-diacylglycerol--serine O-phosphatidyltransferase has protein sequence MVRVTTTTPGVRLLPNAITVLALCAGLSAVQFALTKNYSMAIASIGIAAVLDSLDGRIARLLDATSKMGAELDSLSDGISFGVAPALVIYVWQAGADRIGWVASLIFAVCMILRLARFNTLLDDTEQPPYSSEFFVGVPAPAGGLLAMLPLVAWLQWGEGWWSSQWIVWAWTIAIAALLISRIPTLSLKTVKAPAKAIAPLLIGVALLAAAIIQFPLVALLVAMVLYLAHIPYSVYRSRWLAAHPEAWTVPPRERRAIRRARSQRRLGLRPPLRRRVAGAAMRAVRLPRNGEYVRTPRDTSPNGNRDGQRRRSWRQIGLRRK, from the coding sequence ATGGTCCGCGTGACCACGACGACCCCCGGCGTGCGGCTGCTGCCGAACGCCATCACCGTGCTGGCGCTCTGCGCCGGCCTGTCGGCGGTGCAGTTCGCGCTGACGAAGAACTACTCGATGGCGATCGCGTCGATCGGCATCGCCGCGGTGCTCGACAGCCTGGACGGCCGCATCGCCCGCCTGCTCGACGCGACGTCGAAGATGGGCGCGGAGCTGGACTCGCTGTCCGACGGCATCTCGTTCGGCGTCGCGCCGGCGCTGGTCATCTACGTGTGGCAGGCCGGCGCCGACCGGATCGGCTGGGTGGCGTCGCTGATCTTCGCCGTCTGCATGATCCTGCGGCTGGCCCGGTTCAACACGCTGCTGGACGACACCGAGCAGCCGCCGTACTCGAGCGAGTTCTTCGTCGGCGTCCCGGCGCCCGCGGGCGGCCTGCTCGCGATGCTGCCGCTGGTCGCCTGGCTGCAGTGGGGCGAGGGCTGGTGGTCGTCGCAGTGGATCGTGTGGGCGTGGACGATCGCCATCGCGGCCCTGCTGATCAGCCGCATCCCGACGCTGTCGCTGAAGACGGTCAAGGCCCCGGCGAAGGCGATCGCGCCGCTGCTGATCGGCGTCGCCCTGCTGGCGGCGGCGATCATCCAGTTCCCGCTGGTCGCGCTGCTCGTCGCGATGGTGCTGTACCTGGCGCACATCCCGTACTCGGTCTACCGCAGCCGCTGGCTGGCCGCGCACCCCGAGGCCTGGACGGTCCCGCCGCGCGAGCGCCGGGCCATCCGCCGCGCGCGGTCCCAGCGCCGCCTGGGCCTGCGTCCCCCGCTGCGCAGGCGCGTAGCGGGCGCGGCGATGCGCGCGGTCCGCCTCCCCCGCAACGGCGAGTACGTCCGCACCCCCCGCGACACCTCCCCCAACGGCAACCGCGACGGCCAACGCCGCCGCTCCTGGCGCCAGATAGGCCTACGCCGCAAGTAA
- a CDS encoding AAA family ATPase: MSHPQITLTVRHTPSALDTRRGVVRLHPEVLDALGLRAWDAVHLTGARVSAALAAPADETGVPGVLLTDDVTMSNLGVTEGAEVVVAPADVSAARTVTVAGSRLASSSVSPHVLRLALIGKVLTIGDAVSLLPQDLAPQPGSDPAGLRGQLSRAIGATWTNELLTVTATEPAGTVAVGPSTVVVWRDGARPAAEPAAPRTATALVRTTAVTAAEEWIDAEIVEDEVEVAETTEPAVAVADLIGGEAAARKLSEWFDLAFHRPELLAKLGAPAHLGVLLSGPEGVGKATLVRSVAQAENVKVVPVAAPNLAVLDPNVAVARLREAIRAASGPTVLLITDVDALLPATTPPPVATVVLEELRAALRRDRLAVVATTARAESADPRLRAADLLDRELGLALPDAKTRRELLNVLLRDVPLEPGIDCGALAERTPGFVAADLIALRRDAALRAALRQREEDEPRVSQQDLVDALATVRPVSMSTSDNLATGGLTLDDVGNMVDVKQSLTEAVLWPLRYPDSFARLGVEPPRGVLLYGPPGGGKTFLVRALAGTGALNVFAVKGAELMDKWVGESERAVRELFRRAAEAAPSLIFLDEIDALAPRRGQSSDSGVADRVVAALLTELDGVEPMREVVVLGATNRPELVDPALLRPGRLERRVYVPPPDAEARTAILTATSKNTPLASDVDLAAVASTLDGYSAADCAALIREAALTAMRESLEAHEVTAAHLETARKTVRPSLDPGQLAALEAYAHAQAGD; the protein is encoded by the coding sequence GTGAGCCACCCCCAGATCACGCTGACCGTCCGGCACACGCCGTCCGCGCTGGACACCCGCCGCGGCGTCGTCCGGCTGCACCCCGAAGTCCTCGACGCGCTGGGCCTGCGGGCCTGGGACGCGGTGCACCTGACCGGCGCCCGCGTCAGCGCCGCGCTCGCGGCGCCCGCCGACGAGACCGGCGTGCCGGGGGTGCTGCTCACCGACGACGTCACGATGTCGAACCTCGGCGTCACCGAAGGCGCCGAGGTCGTCGTCGCACCCGCCGACGTGTCGGCCGCGCGGACGGTGACGGTCGCGGGGTCGCGGCTGGCCAGCTCGTCGGTCAGCCCGCACGTGCTGCGGCTGGCGCTGATCGGCAAGGTCCTGACCATCGGCGACGCGGTTTCCCTGCTGCCGCAGGACCTCGCGCCGCAGCCGGGGTCGGACCCGGCCGGCCTGCGCGGCCAGCTGTCGCGGGCCATCGGCGCGACCTGGACGAACGAGCTGCTGACCGTCACGGCGACCGAGCCCGCGGGCACCGTCGCGGTTGGACCGTCCACTGTGGTCGTCTGGCGCGACGGCGCCCGGCCCGCCGCCGAACCCGCCGCGCCGCGGACGGCGACCGCGCTCGTCCGCACCACCGCCGTCACCGCGGCCGAGGAGTGGATCGACGCCGAAATCGTCGAAGACGAGGTCGAGGTCGCGGAGACCACCGAGCCGGCCGTGGCGGTGGCCGACCTGATCGGCGGCGAAGCGGCCGCGCGCAAGCTGTCCGAGTGGTTCGACCTGGCCTTCCACCGGCCCGAGCTGCTCGCGAAGCTGGGCGCGCCGGCCCACCTCGGCGTGCTGCTGTCCGGCCCGGAGGGCGTCGGCAAGGCGACGCTCGTGCGGTCGGTGGCGCAGGCCGAGAACGTCAAGGTCGTGCCGGTGGCCGCGCCCAACCTCGCCGTGCTGGACCCGAACGTCGCGGTGGCGCGGCTGCGCGAGGCGATCCGCGCCGCGTCCGGCCCGACCGTGCTGCTGATCACCGACGTCGACGCGCTGCTGCCCGCGACCACGCCGCCGCCGGTGGCCACAGTCGTGCTGGAGGAGCTGCGCGCGGCCCTGCGCCGCGACCGCCTCGCCGTGGTCGCGACGACGGCCCGCGCCGAGTCGGCCGACCCGCGGCTGCGGGCCGCCGACCTGCTGGACCGCGAGCTGGGCCTGGCCCTGCCGGACGCGAAGACCCGCCGTGAGCTGCTGAACGTCCTGCTCCGCGACGTCCCGCTGGAGCCGGGCATCGACTGCGGCGCGCTCGCCGAGCGGACGCCGGGGTTCGTCGCGGCGGACCTCATCGCGCTGCGGCGGGACGCGGCGCTGCGGGCCGCGCTGCGCCAGCGGGAAGAGGACGAGCCGCGCGTCTCGCAGCAGGACCTGGTGGACGCGCTGGCGACCGTCCGGCCGGTCTCGATGTCCACTTCGGACAACCTGGCCACCGGCGGGCTGACGCTGGACGACGTCGGGAACATGGTCGACGTCAAGCAGTCCCTCACCGAGGCCGTGCTGTGGCCGCTGCGGTACCCGGACTCGTTCGCCCGGCTCGGCGTCGAACCGCCGCGCGGCGTGCTGCTCTACGGGCCGCCCGGTGGCGGCAAGACGTTCCTGGTCCGGGCGCTGGCCGGCACCGGCGCGCTCAACGTGTTCGCCGTCAAGGGCGCCGAGCTGATGGACAAGTGGGTCGGCGAGTCGGAGCGCGCGGTGCGGGAGCTGTTCCGCCGCGCCGCCGAGGCCGCGCCGTCGCTGATCTTCCTGGACGAGATCGATGCGCTGGCCCCGCGCCGCGGCCAGTCGTCGGACTCCGGCGTCGCCGACCGCGTGGTCGCGGCGCTGCTGACCGAGCTCGACGGTGTCGAGCCGATGCGCGAGGTCGTCGTGCTCGGCGCGACGAACCGGCCCGAGCTGGTCGACCCGGCGCTGCTGCGGCCGGGCCGGCTGGAGCGCCGCGTCTACGTGCCGCCGCCGGACGCCGAAGCCCGCACGGCGATCCTGACCGCGACCTCGAAGAACACCCCGCTGGCCTCCGATGTGGACCTGGCCGCGGTGGCGTCCACTCTGGACGGTTACTCGGCGGCCGACTGTGCGGCGCTGATCCGCGAAGCGGCGCTGACGGCGATGCGCGAGTCGCTGGAAGCCCACGAAGTCACCGCGGCCCACCTCGAAACGGCCCGCAAGACGGTCCGGCCGAGCCTGGACCCGGGCCAGCTCGCGGCCCTGGAGGCCTACGCCCACGCCCAGGCCGGGGACTGA
- a CDS encoding LytR C-terminal domain-containing protein, translating to MSVFSGMSRPMKAAGVVLIGVAIVAAVIGGISALSGGGSNEAGPSGTPSSQPGTPPGGTSPPTSPSTPPPSSTTPPTSPTPSSPTPGQPTPGQPTSGQPGQPGDQQTGNKWVTVRVFNNSLIKDLAERAASDFRGDGWTVNEVGNYSQGTIPVTTAFYRPGTDEEAAAKQLAQEFQIKAEPRFPGIESASPGVIIIVTKEYESGHKGS from the coding sequence ATGAGCGTGTTTTCGGGAATGTCCCGGCCGATGAAGGCCGCGGGCGTCGTGCTGATCGGCGTGGCGATCGTCGCCGCCGTGATCGGCGGGATCTCCGCGTTGAGTGGTGGCGGTTCGAACGAAGCCGGGCCGAGCGGTACGCCCAGCTCCCAGCCCGGCACGCCGCCGGGCGGGACGTCGCCGCCGACCTCGCCGTCGACACCGCCGCCGTCGTCCACGACCCCTCCGACGTCACCCACGCCGTCGTCGCCGACGCCCGGCCAGCCCACACCGGGGCAGCCGACGTCCGGGCAGCCGGGTCAGCCCGGCGACCAGCAGACGGGCAACAAGTGGGTGACCGTCCGGGTCTTCAACAACTCCCTGATCAAGGACCTCGCCGAGCGGGCCGCGAGCGACTTCCGCGGTGACGGCTGGACCGTCAACGAGGTCGGCAACTACTCGCAGGGCACGATCCCGGTGACCACGGCGTTCTACCGCCCGGGCACCGACGAGGAAGCCGCGGCGAAACAGCTCGCGCAGGAGTTCCAGATCAAGGCCGAGCCTCGCTTCCCCGGGATAGAGAGCGCCAGCCCGGGCGTGATCATCATCGTGACGAAGGAATACGAGTCGGGCCACAAGGGCAGCTGA
- a CDS encoding DUF3263 domain-containing protein, with translation MDAAESMAEPQPSPPKPVPGLTEREVEILAFERQWWRHAGAKENAIRERFEVSSTRYYQLLNKLLEKPEAIEADPMLVKRLRKTRAARQRKRGARRLGIELK, from the coding sequence ATGGACGCCGCGGAGTCGATGGCTGAGCCGCAGCCGTCGCCGCCGAAGCCCGTACCCGGCCTGACCGAACGCGAGGTCGAGATCCTCGCTTTCGAGCGCCAGTGGTGGCGACATGCCGGTGCGAAGGAGAACGCCATCCGTGAGCGCTTCGAAGTCTCCAGCACGCGCTACTACCAGCTGCTGAACAAGCTGCTGGAGAAGCCGGAGGCGATCGAAGCCGACCCGATGCTGGTGAAGCGGCTGCGCAAGACGCGCGCCGCCCGCCAGCGCAAGCGTGGGGCCAGGCGACTGGGGATCGAGCTGAAATGA
- a CDS encoding peptide deformylase: MTVHAIRIAGDPVLHHPTREITEFDEKLRVLTDDMFETMYEAEGVGLAANQIGLDLRVFVYDCPDDEGVRHKGVVVNPKLETSAIPETMPDPDDDWEGCLSAPGESYPTGRASWAKVTGSDIEGNPIEVEGTGYFARCLQHETDHLDGYIYLDRLVGRHARAAKKMLKSNKWGVPGLSWLPPRTPEDDGAVI; the protein is encoded by the coding sequence GTGACCGTCCACGCCATCCGGATCGCCGGCGACCCCGTGCTGCACCACCCGACTCGGGAGATCACCGAGTTCGACGAGAAGCTGCGCGTCCTCACCGACGACATGTTCGAGACGATGTACGAAGCCGAGGGTGTCGGCCTAGCGGCCAACCAGATCGGCCTCGACCTGCGGGTGTTCGTCTACGACTGCCCGGACGACGAGGGCGTGCGCCACAAGGGCGTCGTCGTCAACCCGAAGCTCGAGACGTCGGCGATCCCGGAGACCATGCCGGACCCGGACGACGACTGGGAGGGCTGCCTCTCGGCGCCCGGCGAGTCGTACCCGACGGGCCGCGCGTCGTGGGCGAAGGTGACCGGCTCCGACATCGAAGGCAACCCGATCGAGGTCGAGGGCACCGGCTACTTCGCGCGCTGCCTGCAGCACGAGACCGACCACCTCGACGGCTACATCTACCTCGACCGGCTCGTCGGGCGCCACGCCCGCGCCGCGAAGAAGATGCTGAAGTCCAACAAGTGGGGCGTCCCGGGCCTGTCGTGGCTCCCGCCACGCACCCCGGAAGACGACGGCGCCGTCATCTGA
- a CDS encoding glycoside hydrolase family 15 protein has product MRKLMVPALAGLLVTGLIPATAAAQGTAPGAPGAHPSWLPANKTGFGTAHDRGSNVWFTLQGGQMSEVYYPDLSTPSVRSMDFVVTDGRSFAVADNTAKSQQVRRTDDDSLTYEQTVTDDQHRWRLRKTYVTDPAATTVLVDVDFQSLTGRPYQLYAVADPDLTNDGSDDSAARKGDALTASDATNAAALTAKPGFTRTSVGYAGASDGGTQLAKTFKLTTYDSAAKGNVLLTGQTAADGVRSRHVTLALGMGAKAADALGNAQASQRRGFGAITRAYDRGWEQYLRGVSKPPSSLKTDSERDLYKASMLTLAASEDKHHPGAFIASPSMPWRFGNNDPEWSPSGTYHLVWPRDLYQIATGLAAGGDTAAASRAVTYMFGTQQQADGHMPQNSRVDGVPYWTSVQLDETAFPIVLAQQLGRNDVWPGVRKAADFLLSYKGPDGQAAPWTQQERWEEQDGWSPSTIASVIAGLVCAADIASHNGAAADAKRYLAAADKFKADLPKQTITTNGPLSKDPYFVRLTKDGNANAGTTYNLGNSSVTMDQRAVTDAGFLDLVRLGIYRADDPVIVNSVRVTDKEISFTTPTGQFWHRYTKDGYGEQADGSPWDYTFPAESRTTFGRLWPLLAGERGEYELTLGQPASAARRLRDLGRVSSSAETMPEQVWDENPPSGQTGFPAGTPNNSATPLAWTHAQYVRLAQDVKAGAVLETPRVVRCHFLGC; this is encoded by the coding sequence ATGCGCAAACTCATGGTTCCGGCACTCGCCGGGCTGCTGGTCACCGGACTCATACCGGCGACCGCGGCGGCCCAGGGGACGGCTCCCGGCGCCCCCGGCGCCCATCCCAGCTGGCTACCCGCGAACAAGACCGGCTTCGGCACGGCCCACGATCGCGGCAGCAACGTCTGGTTCACGCTCCAGGGCGGGCAAATGTCCGAGGTCTACTACCCGGACCTGTCCACGCCCAGCGTCCGCTCGATGGACTTCGTCGTCACCGACGGGCGCAGCTTCGCCGTCGCCGACAACACGGCCAAGTCGCAGCAGGTCCGGCGGACCGACGACGACAGTTTGACCTACGAGCAGACCGTCACCGACGACCAGCACCGGTGGCGGCTGCGCAAAACCTACGTCACCGACCCGGCCGCGACGACCGTGCTGGTGGACGTCGACTTCCAGTCGCTCACCGGGCGGCCGTACCAGCTCTACGCGGTCGCCGACCCGGACCTGACCAACGACGGCTCCGACGACTCGGCCGCGCGCAAGGGTGACGCGCTCACCGCGTCGGACGCCACCAACGCCGCCGCCCTCACCGCGAAGCCCGGCTTCACGCGCACGAGCGTCGGTTACGCGGGCGCGTCCGACGGCGGCACCCAGCTCGCGAAGACGTTCAAGCTCACCACCTACGACAGCGCGGCGAAGGGCAACGTCCTGCTCACCGGGCAGACCGCGGCCGACGGCGTGCGCAGCCGGCACGTCACCCTCGCACTCGGCATGGGCGCGAAGGCGGCCGACGCGCTCGGCAACGCGCAGGCGTCCCAGCGACGCGGTTTCGGTGCCATCACCCGCGCCTACGACCGCGGCTGGGAGCAGTACCTGCGCGGGGTGAGCAAACCGCCGTCGTCGCTGAAGACCGACAGCGAGCGCGACCTCTACAAGGCGTCGATGCTGACGCTGGCCGCGAGCGAGGACAAGCACCACCCGGGCGCGTTCATCGCGTCGCCGAGCATGCCGTGGCGGTTCGGGAACAACGACCCGGAGTGGTCGCCGTCCGGCACCTACCACCTGGTCTGGCCGCGCGACCTCTACCAGATCGCGACCGGCCTGGCCGCCGGCGGCGACACGGCGGCCGCGAGCCGCGCGGTGACCTACATGTTCGGCACGCAGCAGCAGGCCGACGGGCACATGCCGCAGAACAGCCGGGTCGACGGCGTGCCGTACTGGACGTCGGTCCAGCTCGACGAAACCGCTTTCCCGATCGTGCTCGCTCAGCAGCTCGGGCGCAACGACGTCTGGCCCGGCGTGCGCAAGGCGGCCGACTTCCTGTTGTCCTACAAGGGTCCTGACGGCCAGGCGGCGCCGTGGACGCAGCAGGAACGCTGGGAGGAGCAGGACGGCTGGTCCCCGTCGACCATCGCCTCGGTGATCGCCGGGCTCGTCTGCGCCGCGGACATCGCCTCGCACAACGGCGCGGCCGCCGACGCCAAGAGGTACCTCGCCGCGGCGGACAAGTTCAAGGCCGACCTGCCGAAGCAGACGATCACCACGAACGGGCCGCTGTCGAAGGACCCGTACTTCGTCCGGCTCACCAAGGACGGCAACGCCAACGCCGGAACGACGTACAACCTCGGCAACTCCAGCGTGACGATGGACCAGCGCGCGGTCACCGACGCCGGGTTCCTCGACCTGGTGCGCCTCGGCATCTACCGCGCCGACGACCCGGTGATCGTCAACAGCGTGCGCGTCACCGACAAGGAGATCTCGTTCACCACGCCGACCGGCCAGTTCTGGCACCGCTACACGAAGGACGGCTACGGCGAGCAGGCCGACGGCTCACCGTGGGACTACACGTTCCCGGCCGAGAGCCGCACGACGTTCGGCCGGCTGTGGCCGCTGCTGGCCGGCGAACGCGGCGAATACGAACTCACGCTGGGCCAGCCGGCTTCGGCCGCGCGGCGGCTGCGTGACCTCGGCCGGGTGAGCAGCTCGGCGGAGACCATGCCGGAGCAGGTGTGGGACGAGAACCCGCCGTCGGGCCAGACGGGGTTCCCGGCCGGCACGCCGAACAACTCGGCGACGCCGCTGGCCTGGACGCACGCGCAGTACGTCCGCCTGGCCCAGGACGTCAAGGCGGGCGCTGTGCTCGAAACCCCGCGAGTAGTCCGCTGCCACTTCCTCGGCTGCTGA
- a CDS encoding S1C family serine protease has translation MDEAMDAYSRAVSTVAKTVTPHVAGVQLGRGSGSAVVFADDGYLLTNAHVVDGERHGVATFADGSEARFDVVGADPLSDLAVLRARDETPSAAVLGDADHLVVGQLVVAIGSPLGFSGSVTAGVVSALGRALPVRHGRAGRVIEDVIQTDAALNPGNSGGALADSACRVVGINTAVAGVGLGLAVPINSTTRRIIDTLVVEGRVRRAYLGVVGVPAPLPDDVAERTGQEAGLRVREVVSGGPAERAGLRTGDLVLTVGRARVSDAQGIQRQLFAEVIGTALPITVLRNGAMVDVYATPAELVG, from the coding sequence ATGGACGAGGCGATGGACGCCTACTCGCGCGCGGTCAGCACGGTCGCCAAGACCGTCACCCCGCACGTCGCCGGGGTTCAGCTCGGGCGCGGCAGCGGCTCCGCGGTCGTCTTCGCCGATGACGGCTACCTGCTGACCAACGCCCACGTCGTCGACGGCGAACGCCACGGCGTCGCGACTTTCGCCGACGGCAGCGAAGCCCGCTTCGACGTCGTCGGGGCCGATCCGCTGTCCGATCTCGCCGTGCTGCGGGCGCGGGACGAGACGCCGTCCGCCGCCGTGCTCGGAGACGCCGACCACCTCGTCGTCGGGCAGCTCGTGGTGGCGATCGGCAGTCCGCTCGGGTTCTCCGGCTCGGTGACCGCCGGCGTCGTCAGCGCGCTCGGCCGGGCGCTCCCGGTGCGGCACGGGCGCGCCGGCCGGGTGATCGAGGACGTCATCCAGACCGACGCCGCGCTCAACCCGGGCAACTCCGGCGGCGCGCTCGCCGACTCCGCCTGCCGCGTCGTCGGGATCAACACCGCCGTCGCGGGCGTCGGGCTCGGGCTCGCCGTGCCGATCAACTCGACGACGCGCCGGATCATCGACACGCTCGTCGTCGAAGGCCGGGTGCGGCGGGCGTACCTCGGCGTCGTCGGCGTGCCCGCGCCGCTGCCCGACGACGTCGCCGAGCGCACCGGGCAGGAGGCCGGGCTGCGCGTGCGGGAAGTCGTCTCCGGCGGGCCCGCCGAGCGCGCCGGGCTGCGAACGGGTGATCTCGTGCTGACCGTCGGGCGCGCCCGGGTGTCGGACGCGCAGGGCATCCAGCGGCAGCTGTTCGCCGAAGTGATCGGCACCGCACTGCCGATCACCGTGCTGCGCAACGGAGCCATGGTCGACGTCTACGCCACACCGGCCGAACTGGTCGGGTGA
- the thiC gene encoding phosphomethylpyrimidine synthase ThiC: MTTLENKDVSVTTGPITGSHKIYHQTESGLRVPARRIDLSNGEHFDVYDTSGPYTDPEAKIDVHSGLHRLRAGWADGREHNTQLGWARQGVVTREMEYIAARERVEPEFVRAEVASGRAVIPVNRRHPESEPMIIGKNFLVKINANMGNSAVWSSVEEEVDKMVWATRWGADTIMDLSTGKRIHETREWIIRNSPVPVGTVPIYQALEKVDGEPEKLSWEVYRDTIVEQCEQGVDYVTVHAGVLLRYIPLTARRVTGIVSRGGSIMAAWCLAHHQESFLYTHFEELCELLRQYDVTFSLGDGLRPGSIADANDRAQFAELETLGELTHLARSHDVQVMIEGPGHVPMHKIKENVELEERLCGEAPFYTLGPLTTDIAPAYDHITSAIGAAQIGWYGTAMLCYVTPKEHLGLPNRDDVKTGVITYKIAAHAADLAKGHQYAQEWDDELSKARFEFRWNDQFNLSLDPDTARAFHDETLPAEPAKTAHFCSMCGPKFCSMRITQDVRKYAEEHGLSTVEAIEAGMASKSAEFTESGGQVYLPVVQP; this comes from the coding sequence TTGACAACGCTGGAGAACAAGGACGTCTCCGTCACGACCGGGCCCATCACGGGCTCGCACAAGATCTACCACCAGACCGAATCCGGACTCCGCGTTCCGGCCCGCCGGATCGACCTCTCGAACGGCGAACACTTCGACGTCTACGACACTTCGGGCCCGTACACGGATCCGGAAGCGAAGATCGACGTCCACAGTGGACTGCATCGGCTGCGGGCCGGCTGGGCCGACGGCCGGGAGCACAACACGCAGCTCGGGTGGGCCAGACAAGGCGTCGTCACCAGGGAAATGGAGTACATCGCGGCTCGCGAGCGCGTCGAACCGGAGTTCGTCCGCGCCGAGGTCGCGAGCGGCCGCGCGGTGATCCCGGTCAACCGGCGCCACCCCGAGTCCGAGCCGATGATCATCGGGAAGAACTTCCTGGTGAAGATCAACGCGAACATGGGCAACTCGGCCGTCTGGTCGTCGGTCGAGGAAGAAGTCGACAAGATGGTGTGGGCCACCCGCTGGGGCGCCGACACCATCATGGACCTCTCCACCGGCAAGCGGATCCACGAGACGCGCGAGTGGATCATCCGCAACTCACCGGTGCCGGTCGGCACCGTGCCGATCTACCAGGCGCTGGAAAAGGTCGACGGGGAGCCGGAAAAGCTGTCGTGGGAGGTCTACCGCGACACCATCGTCGAGCAGTGCGAGCAGGGCGTCGACTACGTCACGGTGCACGCCGGCGTGCTGCTGCGCTACATCCCGCTGACCGCGCGGCGCGTCACCGGCATCGTCAGCCGCGGCGGCTCGATCATGGCCGCGTGGTGCCTCGCGCACCACCAGGAGTCCTTCCTGTACACGCACTTCGAGGAACTCTGCGAGCTGCTGCGCCAGTACGACGTCACGTTCTCCCTGGGCGACGGCCTGCGCCCGGGCTCGATCGCCGACGCCAACGACCGCGCGCAGTTCGCCGAGCTGGAGACCCTTGGCGAGCTGACACACCTCGCGCGCTCGCACGACGTCCAGGTGATGATCGAGGGCCCCGGCCACGTGCCGATGCACAAGATCAAGGAGAACGTCGAGCTGGAGGAACGGCTCTGCGGCGAGGCGCCGTTCTACACCCTCGGCCCGCTCACGACGGACATCGCGCCGGCGTACGACCACATCACCTCCGCCATCGGCGCGGCGCAGATCGGCTGGTACGGCACGGCGATGCTGTGTTACGTCACGCCGAAGGAGCACCTCGGCCTGCCGAACCGCGACGACGTCAAGACCGGCGTGATCACGTACAAGATCGCCGCGCACGCCGCCGACCTGGCCAAGGGGCACCAGTACGCGCAGGAGTGGGACGACGAGCTGTCCAAGGCGCGCTTCGAGTTCCGCTGGAACGACCAGTTCAACCTGTCGCTCGACCCGGACACGGCGCGCGCGTTCCACGACGAGACCCTGCCCGCCGAGCCGGCCAAGACCGCGCACTTCTGCTCGATGTGCGGGCCGAAGTTCTGCTCGATGCGGATCACGCAGGACGTCCGCAAGTACGCCGAGGAGCACGGTCTGTCCACTGTGGAGGCCATCGAGGCCGGCATGGCTTCGAAGTCGGCGGAGTTCACCGAGTCCGGCGGCCAGGTCTACCTGCCCGTGGTGCAGCCGTGA
- the thiD gene encoding bifunctional hydroxymethylpyrimidine kinase/phosphomethylpyrimidine kinase, with protein MTPPTALTIAGSDSGGGAGIQADLRTFFAHGVHGLVALTAVTVQNSLGVQGFTEIPADVVAAQIKAVATDMGVNAAKTGMLATAEIIRAVAKTLDEVGGDIPLVVDPVAASMTGHALLREDALEAIRTELFPRATLITPNLDEVRLLTGISVVSPASQREAAEALLAFGSRWVLVKGGHMTGSTCVDLLTDGASYVSLSGPRYDTENTHGGGDTMASAITSSLAKGASVPDAVTAGKKFIERCVAESYPLGAGVGPVSPFWVLGSS; from the coding sequence GTGACTCCGCCCACCGCCCTCACCATCGCCGGATCCGACTCCGGCGGTGGTGCGGGCATCCAGGCGGACCTGCGCACGTTCTTCGCGCACGGTGTCCACGGCCTGGTCGCACTGACGGCCGTCACCGTGCAGAACTCCCTGGGCGTCCAGGGTTTCACCGAGATCCCGGCCGACGTCGTGGCCGCGCAGATCAAGGCCGTGGCGACGGACATGGGCGTGAACGCGGCCAAGACGGGCATGCTGGCGACGGCGGAGATCATCCGAGCGGTGGCCAAGACCCTGGACGAAGTCGGCGGCGACATCCCGTTGGTGGTCGACCCGGTGGCGGCGTCGATGACGGGCCACGCACTGCTGCGCGAGGACGCCCTGGAGGCGATCCGCACGGAGCTGTTTCCCCGGGCGACGCTGATCACCCCGAACCTGGACGAGGTCCGCTTGCTGACGGGCATCTCGGTGGTTTCTCCCGCGTCCCAACGGGAGGCGGCCGAGGCCCTGCTGGCCTTCGGTTCGCGGTGGGTCCTGGTCAAGGGCGGCCACATGACGGGCAGCACGTGCGTGGACCTGCTGACCGACGGCGCCTCGTACGTCTCGCTGAGCGGCCCCCGCTACGACACGGAGAACACCCACGGCGGCGGCGACACCATGGCCTCGGCGATCACGTCATCGCTGGCTAAGGGAGCGTCGGTCCCTGACGCCGTGACGGCGGGGAAGAAGTTCATCGAGCGCTGCGTGGCGGAGTCCTACCCACTGGGCGCGGGCGTGGGCCCGGTGTCGCCGTTCTGGGTGCTCGGCTCGTCGTGA